The Cloacibacterium sp. TD35 region CCTTAAACACTTACAAAACGAGCTAGAAAATATCGAAAATGACGGATTGTACAAGCGTGAAAGAATTATTACGTCTCAGCAGTCTGCAGAAATTGTAGCCAATGGAAAATCATTATTGAATTTCTGTGCCAATAATTATTTGGGACTTTCTAACCATCCAGAAGTGATGAAAGCATCTCAAGACATGATTGCTTCTCACGGTTACGGAATGTCATCAGTGCGTTTTATCTGCGGAACTCAGGATATTCATAAAGAATTAGAAGCTAAGATTTCTGAATTTTTAGGAACCGAAGATACGATCTTATATGCAGCATGTTTTGATGCAAATGGTGGGGTGTTTGAACCGCTTTTCACAGAAGAAGATGCTATTATTTCAGACGAATTAAATCATGCTTCTATTATTGATGGGGTTCGTCTTTGTAAGGCAGCGAGATATAGATATAAAAATAATAATATGGAAGATTTAGAAGCACAACTCATTGAAGCTTCTAAACAAAATCACCGATTCAAAATCATCGTAACAGATGGAGTTTTCTCAATGGATGGAATTGTAGCAGATTTAAAAGGAGTTTGCGATTTAGCAGAGAAATATGATGCGCTGGTAATGGTTGATGATTCTCACGCAACA contains the following coding sequences:
- the kbl gene encoding glycine C-acetyltransferase; translation: MISEKYLKHLQNELENIENDGLYKRERIITSQQSAEIVANGKSLLNFCANNYLGLSNHPEVMKASQDMIASHGYGMSSVRFICGTQDIHKELEAKISEFLGTEDTILYAACFDANGGVFEPLFTEEDAIISDELNHASIIDGVRLCKAARYRYKNNNMEDLEAQLIEASKQNHRFKIIVTDGVFSMDGIVADLKGVCDLAEKYDALVMVDDSHATGFIGKTGRGTHEANEVMGRVDIITSTLGKALGGALGGFTSGKKEIIDMLRQRSRPYLFSNSLAPGIVGAALKVLEMLSKDTSLRDKVMENAEYFRTEMKAKGFDIPDGDAAIVPVMLYDAKLAQTFAEKMMENGVYVIGFFYPVVPKGKARIRVQLSAGHTREHLDKAIAAFEKVGKELGVIS